A stretch of Aedes aegypti strain LVP_AGWG chromosome 2, AaegL5.0 Primary Assembly, whole genome shotgun sequence DNA encodes these proteins:
- the LOC5565830 gene encoding malectin-A — MPLPYHLVSLLLGIVLLIQSFTNAVQHNVIYAINAGGEAHVDSNGIKYARDPLMGKTGTESDYGKQLLMINRVKPNDELLYQTERYHHDSFGYELPIAGDGEYVLILKFCEVYFNAPNMKVFDVLLNSRHMVITDLDIFSLVGKGTAHDEYVYFTVSRGRLYFKEEDSEIRGGKVKLEFLKGYKDNPKINAIVLIKGYDEATLPRLASLVSEQQASQELHADTILNEATTTGDGDVQTEAKAKQRKTSGPKQPNPYSLDESSMMLPVFIAIGAFIPLLFCLCRL; from the coding sequence ATGCCACTCCCATATCACCTGGTATCCCTGCTGCTGGGAATCGTCCTGCTCATCCAATCATTTACGAACGCCGTTCAACACAATGTAATCTACGCTATCAACGCGGGGGGCGAAGCACACGTTGACTCCAACGGAATCAAATACGCTCGAGATCCTCTGATGGGAAAGACTGGAACGGAATCGGACTACGGAAAGCAGTTGCTCATGATCAATCGCGTCAAGCCAAACGATGAGTTACTATATCAAACCGAGAGGTACCATCACGATTCGTTCGGGTATGAGTTACCAATTGCCGGAGATGGGGAGTATGTGTTGATACTGAAGTTCTGTGAAGTGTACTTCAACGCACCCAATATGAAGGTGTTCGACGTGCTACTCAACAGTCGACACATGGTCATCACAGATTTGGACATATTCTCGCTGGTTGGAAAGGGAACGGCCCACGATGAGTATGTGTATTTCACTGTTTCTCGTGGTCGGTTATACTTCAAAGAAGAAGACTCCGAAATCCGGGGAGGAAAAGTGAAATTGGAGTTCCTCAAAGGCTACAAGGACAACCCGAAGATCAACGCCATCGTCCTGATCAAGGGTTACGACGAGGCAACGTTGCCTCGTTTGGCTTCGTTGGTTAGTGAGCAACAAGCCTCACAAGAGCTCCATGCAGATACGATCCTGAACGAAGCAACCACCACAGGGGATGGGGATGTGCAAACAGAAGCTAAGGCCAAACAGCGGAAGACCAGCGGACCGAAACAACCCAATCCTTACTCACTTGACGAATCGTCCATGATGTTGCCGGTGTTTATAGCAATTGGCGCTTTTATTCCATTGCTGTTCTGTTTATGTCGACTGTGA
- the LOC5565831 gene encoding uncharacterized protein LOC5565831 isoform X1, with protein sequence MERLDSSSRSVGKMVIFLVPTLILVLLDAGSIAQAASTKLNKLDKKDAGGGGRPSLTTYDQRQTGKYNIHVNIKDVKIISVDGEKFEGEFGDDTIYDYGDYDYDPAHLTVSPLPIFGGPTTSKPPKSTTKTPVSITSTRRTTTTTTGAPAEEPPKRPVSSNDPIKIDASPIKDDNPSHIMSAPGTTTPPSSNIYIFKPTPNYHPSPVHYDYQEIPVEVIVEPVLKPKYRNSNSRIMANRRNRNRKNPVGGAGMDMARHGHSDIEALPSEPVSNAQPLAATPCARGEFRDKSGKCRVRRSGIYRLLRLLAAFKEKND encoded by the exons ATGGAACGATTGGATTCGAGCAGCAGAAGCGTAGGGAAAATGGTAATTTTCCTGGTGCCGACTTTAATCTTGGTGCTGCTGGATGCTGGGAGCATAGCGCAAGCCGCTTCGACGAAATTGAATAAATTGGACAAAAAAGATGCCGGCGGTGGTGGGAGGCCCTCTCTGACCACCTACGATCAGCGGCAAACCGGCAAGTACAACATCCATGTCAACATCAAAGATGTGAAAATCATCTCCGTCGATGGCGAGAAGTTCGAGGGAGAATTTGGG GATGACACAATTTACGACTACGGAGACTACGATTACGATCCAGCCCATTTGACCGTTAGCCCACTTCCGATTTTCGGCGGTCCCACGACCTCGAAACCTCCAAAGTCCACTACCAAAACGCCGGTCTCGATAACCTCCACGAGGCGAACGACAACTACTACTACAGGAGCCCCCGCGGAAGAGCCCCCGAAGAGACCGGTCAGCAGTAATGACCCAATTAAAATCGATGCCAGCCCCATTAAAGATGATAACCCCTCTCATATCATGTCGGCACCGGGAACCACCACGCCACCGTCCAGCAATATCTACATCTTCAAACCCACCCCCAATTACCACCCGAGCCCGGTCCATTACGATTACCAGGAAATTCCAGTCGAGGTCATCGTCGAACCAGTTCTCAAGCCGAAGTACCGAAATTCCAACTCCCGCATCATGGCCAATAGGCGCAATCGCAACCGTAAAAATCCCGTGGGAGGCGCCGGCATGGATATGGCTCGTCACGGCCACTCGGACATCGAGGCGCTTCCAAGCGAACCTGTGAGCAATGCGCAACCCCTTGCGGCTACGCCCTGCGCCAGGGGAGAATTCCGAGACAAGTCCGGTAAATGTCGCGTGCGGAGATCTGGAAT ATACAGGCTACTTAGGCTTCTCGCAGCGTTCAAAGAGAAGAATGACTGA
- the LOC5565831 gene encoding uncharacterized protein LOC5565831 isoform X2 — protein MERLDSSSRSVGKMVIFLVPTLILVLLDAGSIAQAASTKLNKLDKKDAGGGGRPSLTTYDQRQTGKYNIHVNIKDVKIISVDGEKFEGEFGDDTIYDYGDYDYDPAHLTVSPLPIFGGPTTSKPPKSTTKTPVSITSTRRTTTTTTGAPAEEPPKRPVSSNDPIKIDASPIKDDNPSHIMSAPGTTTPPSSNIYIFKPTPNYHPSPVHYDYQEIPVEVIVEPVLKPKYRNSNSRIMANRRNRNRKNPVGGAGMDMARHGHSDIEALPSEPVSNAQPLAATPCARGEFRDKSGKCRVRRSGIQIQAT, from the exons ATGGAACGATTGGATTCGAGCAGCAGAAGCGTAGGGAAAATGGTAATTTTCCTGGTGCCGACTTTAATCTTGGTGCTGCTGGATGCTGGGAGCATAGCGCAAGCCGCTTCGACGAAATTGAATAAATTGGACAAAAAAGATGCCGGCGGTGGTGGGAGGCCCTCTCTGACCACCTACGATCAGCGGCAAACCGGCAAGTACAACATCCATGTCAACATCAAAGATGTGAAAATCATCTCCGTCGATGGCGAGAAGTTCGAGGGAGAATTTGGG GATGACACAATTTACGACTACGGAGACTACGATTACGATCCAGCCCATTTGACCGTTAGCCCACTTCCGATTTTCGGCGGTCCCACGACCTCGAAACCTCCAAAGTCCACTACCAAAACGCCGGTCTCGATAACCTCCACGAGGCGAACGACAACTACTACTACAGGAGCCCCCGCGGAAGAGCCCCCGAAGAGACCGGTCAGCAGTAATGACCCAATTAAAATCGATGCCAGCCCCATTAAAGATGATAACCCCTCTCATATCATGTCGGCACCGGGAACCACCACGCCACCGTCCAGCAATATCTACATCTTCAAACCCACCCCCAATTACCACCCGAGCCCGGTCCATTACGATTACCAGGAAATTCCAGTCGAGGTCATCGTCGAACCAGTTCTCAAGCCGAAGTACCGAAATTCCAACTCCCGCATCATGGCCAATAGGCGCAATCGCAACCGTAAAAATCCCGTGGGAGGCGCCGGCATGGATATGGCTCGTCACGGCCACTCGGACATCGAGGCGCTTCCAAGCGAACCTGTGAGCAATGCGCAACCCCTTGCGGCTACGCCCTGCGCCAGGGGAGAATTCCGAGACAAGTCCGGTAAATGTCGCGTGCGGAGATCTGGAAT ACAGATACAGGCTACTTAG